The following is a genomic window from candidate division WOR-3 bacterium.
TACAGAGGCAAAAAAAGTAAAGGCAGAATCAGGATTGTTTCATGTTGTAACCGATAAAGCTGAGTATCTTGCCCGGGCGTTGATAGTTGCTACAGGTTCTCGGGCAAAAAGATTGAATATTCCTGGGGAAGAAAAACTTATTGGCCGCGGAGTTAGCTATTGTGCCACTTGCGATGGTCCGCTCTTTAAGAATGCGGATATCGCCATCATTGGTTGTGGCAATTCGGGTCTTCAGGAAGGAAGGTTTCTTCATAAATTCGTTCGTTCGATTACTTTTGTTGAATTCCTGCCCCGGCCGACCGCGGACAAGATTTTAATTGATTATTTCCAGGGCAAGGCAAATGTCCAATTCTTTTTAGGACACGAATTAACAGAGATTATCGGTGAATCCGCAGTTGAAGGAATAAAAATACGGGATCGCACGAGCGGGCAGGAAAGTTTTATAAAAGTAAGGGGAGTTTTCATTTATGTTGGCTTGATACCCAATTCCCAACTGGTCAGAGATCTGGTAAAAACAGATACATCAGGTTTTATTATTACGGATGAAGAACTCAATACTTCTGTGTCAGGAATCTTTGCGGCGGGTGATGTGCGGTCCAAGAAAATCCGCCAGGTGGTTGTTGCATGTAGTGAAGGAGCGCAGGCCGCAATCAATGCCTATCATTTATTAAATCCTTAATAGAAATGGGTCAGGTGCCAGTCTATATTGCTATCATTCTCCTTTTGGTATTCATGCTGATAGCGAAAGTTTTTTTGCCGATTGGCCTGCTATTTTTGATACTTATTATACTCTGGCCACAGCGCAAGGAGAAAGGAGCGAAAGAATTATTCGGCGCCACAATCCTGTTCTTGTTATTATATATTATCATTCGCTATTTCTCCATCTTATTACCTTTTATCATTGGTGCTGGGGTTTCTTATATCATTGCCCCACTTATTGATTCACTGGAAAGGAGGAAGATACCCCGGGTCATTGCGATTCTATCCGTTCTTATACCTCTCCTGGCAATCGTTCCCGCAGTCCTTTTTTTACTTGCGAGCAACCTGATCAACGAACTAAGATTTCTCATCACCAGGATTCCAGAATTTGTTGACCAGAGCAAATTGCTTATCAACAGTTTGGTTG
Proteins encoded in this region:
- the trxB gene encoding thioredoxin-disulfide reductase, with product MNQNIYDLLIIGAGPAGLSAGIYGSRAGLRCAIIEKGMPGGTIMLTDIIENYPGFPEGITGSQLAELMSRQCTRLGTEILANTEAKKVKAESGLFHVVTDKAEYLARALIVATGSRAKRLNIPGEEKLIGRGVSYCATCDGPLFKNADIAIIGCGNSGLQEGRFLHKFVRSITFVEFLPRPTADKILIDYFQGKANVQFFLGHELTEIIGESAVEGIKIRDRTSGQESFIKVRGVFIYVGLIPNSQLVRDLVKTDTSGFIITDEELNTSVSGIFAAGDVRSKKIRQVVVACSEGAQAAINAYHLLNP